Proteins encoded by one window of Cucurbita pepo subsp. pepo cultivar mu-cu-16 chromosome LG14, ASM280686v2, whole genome shotgun sequence:
- the LOC111810198 gene encoding probable apyrase 7: MVFGRFRDIISSATTRLSGRQSSADAYKSSSSPGSSPPLIASSSPILAGFASPALKNNLRLSSSLQDLSTYRRLDLEEGNHGLENAAPDYRSLQRENAASSFSKEKTLPGGFLWWLSKKWVRTIVLFLCLLLFFVLIYTVSMYIYSYWSQGTPRYYVVLDSGSTGTRAYVYQASVNYKKNGALPIAIRSYTGQKKKLKSQSGRAYDRMETEPGLDKLVRNVTGLRKAIKPLLQWAEKQIPKRAHESTSLFLYATAGVRRLPPADSKWLLDNAWSILKSSRFLCQREWVKTISGIEEAYYGWIALNYQKQVLGATPREPTYGALDLGGSSLQVTFESKEQNESSLNIKIGNVDYHLNAYSLTGYGLNDAFGKSVVHLLRRIEEREKLDLSNGKFKLNHPCLHSGYNEQYTCNQCGKLLGREGNSGISLRLIGAPNWEECSALAKVAVNLSEWSNTSAGVDCDVQPCAITNDYPSPYGNFYAISGFFVVFRFFNLTSEVTLDDVLERGHKFCEKPWEVALASVAPQPFIEQYCFRAPYIVSLLREGLHITDKQIVIGSGSTTWTLGVSLLEAGKAFTITTTRLELRGYEIFKLKIDPLVLIVVVFTSLFFLLALSCVGSAIPRFFRRPYLPIFRHNAVSTTSVLNIPSPFRLQRWSPMNAGDGRVKMPLSPTAKGSEERPFGLGHGFGSSSGIQLMESSLHRSTSSGVSHSYSSNSLGQMQFDNNSVGSFWTPHRSQMRLQSRRSQSREDLSSTLAETHTGKV, translated from the exons ATGGTGTTTGGGAGATTTAGGGATATCATCTCGTCTGCAACCACTCGTTTGTCGGGTCGTCAGTCTTCTGCAGATGCGTATAAGTCGTCTTCGTCGCCTGGATCTTCGCCTCCCTTGAtcgcttcttcttctcctatTCTTGCCGGATTTGCTAGTCCTGCGCTTAAGAACAATCTAAGGCTTTCATCGTCGCTCCAGGATCTCTCTACTTACCGTCGACTTGATCTCGAAGAGGGTAATCATGGACTTGAGAATGCTGCTCCTGATTATAGATCACTCCAACGAGAGAATGCCGCCTCTAGTTTCTCAAAAGAGAAGACATTGCCTGGAGGCTTCTTATGGTGGTTGAGCAAGAAGTGGGTTCGGACAATTGTTCTTTTTCTGTGTCTATTGctcttttttgttctaatcTATACGGTTTCTATgtatatttattcatattggTCTCAAGGAACGCCTAGATACTATGTGGTGCTCGACTCTGGAAGTACTGGCACTCGAGCTTATGTATATCAAGCAAGTgttaattataagaaaaatggagCGCTTCCCATTGCCATTAGATCATATACaggacaaaagaagaaattgaagtcTCAGAGCGGAAGGGCTTATGATCGAATGGAAACAGAACCTGGTCTTGATAAGTTGGTTCGTAATGTAACAGGTTTGAGGAAAGCTATTAAACCTCTGCTTCAGTGGGCTGAGAAGCAGATACCGAAGCGTGCCCATGAAAGCACCTCTCTTTTCCTTTATGCGACTGCTGGAGTTAGAAGGCTACCCCCGGCAGATTCGAAATGGCTTCTGGACAATGCCTGGTCTATATTAAAGAGTTCGCGTTTTCTTTGCCAGAGAGAGTGGGTTAAGACCATTTCAGGTATAGAAGAGGCTTACTATGGCTGGATAGCCCTTAACTATCAGAAACAAGTGTTGGGGGCTACACCAAGGGAACCAACGTACGGGGCACTCGACTTGGGTGGTTCTTCTTTGCAAGTTACTTTTGAAAGCAAGGAGCAAAACGAGTCTAGTTTGAACATTAAAATTGGAAATGTGGATTATCATCTTAATGCCTATTCTCTTACTGGCTATGGTTTAAATGATGCATTTGGGAAATCTGTCGTCCACCTACTAAGAAGGATCGAAGAACGCGAGAAACTGGACTTGTCTAAtggaaaatttaaacttaaccACCCTTGCCTGCATTCCGGGTACAACGAGCAGTATACCTGTAACCAGTGTGGAAAATTATTGGGCAGAGAAGGAAATTCTGGGATTTCTCTAAGACTGATCGGTGCACCGAATTGGGAAGAATGTTCTGCACTTGCTAAAGTTGCTGTGAATTTGTCCGAGTGGTCAAATACAAGTGCTGGAGTTGATTGTGATGTGCAACCTTGTGCTATAACTAATGACTACCCTTCCCCATATGGAAATTTTTATGCCATTTCCGGTTTCTTTGTGGTATTTCGATTTTTCAATCTGACTTCAGAGGTTACACTTGATGATGTATTAGAAAGGGGTCACAAATTTTGTGAGAAACCTTGGGAAGTTGCTCTGGCTAGTGTTGCTCCACAGCCCTTTATTGAGCAATACTGCTTTAGAGCGCCGTACATAGTCTCACTCCTTAGAGAAGGGTTGCATATTACCGATAAACAAATTGTTATCGGTTCTGGGAGTACGACTTGGACACTTGGGGTCTCGCTGCTGGAGGCTGGGAAGGCATTTACAATTACAACAACCAGGCTAGAGCTCCGTggttatgaaatttttaaactgAAGATAGATCCTCTAGTTCTTATAGTCGTTGTGTTCACATCATTGTTTTTCCTGCTTGCATTATCCTGTGTAGGAAGTGCAATACCTAGATTTTTCCGCAGGCCATACCTCCCAATTTTCAGGCATAATGCTGTCTCCACCACGTCTGTTTTAAACATTCCTTCTCCTTTTCGGTTACAGCGGTGGAGTCCAATGAATGCTG GTGATGGCAGAGTCAAGATGCCACTAAGCCCAACAGCTAAAGGTTCTGAAGAAAGACCCTTTGGCTTAGGACATGGCTTTGGCAGCAGCAGTGGCATTCAACTTATGGAGTCGTCGTTGCACCGATCAACAAGTAGTGGGGTTTCGCATAGTTACTCTTCAAATAGCCTTGGCCAAATGCAGTTTGACAACAACAGCGTCGGTTCCTTCTGGACCCCACACCGGAGTCAAATGCGCCTTCAAAGTAGACGATCGCAATCTCGAGAGGATCTCTCTTCGACGTTGGCTGAAACACACACAGGGAAGGTTTAG
- the LOC111809645 gene encoding ABC transporter G family member 14-like: MDMADPQNDAVLAYPHNNLNNNNNLHQLPLLTVTLKFEEVVYKVKLEGKGGGGGGGCCGGGGSWGGTREKTILNGISGVVFPGEILAMLGPSGSGKTTLLTALGGRLSGKLSGKITYNGHPFSGATKRRTGFVAQDDVLYPHLTVAETLLFTALLRLPSSLTADEKAQAVERVISELGLTRCRNSMIGGPLFRGISGGEKKRVSIGQEMLINPSLLLLDEPTSGLDSTTAMRIITTVKRLAAGGRTVVTTIHQPSSRLYHMFDKVVLLSEGSPIYYGAASTAMDYFSSIGFSTSITINPADLLLDLANGIGPDSKYANDGGENMEQEQKGVKEALISAYDKNISSTLKDELCSLDANNFTNYAKDASKRERRSREEWCTSWWYQFRVLLQRGLKERRYDAFNKLRIFQVISVAILGGLLWWHTPTSHIEDRIALLFFFSVFWGFYPLYNAVFTFPQERTMLIKERSSGMYRLSSYFLARTIGDLPLELALPTAFVFIIYFMGGLNPHPPTFLLSLLIVLYSVLVSQSLGLAFGAILMDVKQATTLASVTTLVFLIAGGYYIQQIPPFIVWLKYLSYSFYCYKLLLGVQYKNDDVYECGKGEFCRVADFPAVKSVGLDRLWVDVCIMALMLVGYRLVAFLALHRVRLR; encoded by the exons atggATATGGCTGACCCTCAGAACGACGCCGTTCTTGCCTACCCTCACAATAAcctcaataataataataatctccACCAGCTTCCCCTCCTCACTGTTACTCTCAAG TTTGAAGAAGTTGTTTACAAAGTGAAATTAGAAGGGAaaggcggcggcggaggcggcggctgctgcggcggcggcggttCATGGGGCGGCACTAGAGAAAAAACCATTCTAAACGGAATAAGTGGAGTTGTTTTCCCCGGCGAAATACTCGCCATGCTTGGCCCTTCCGGCAGCGGAAAAACCACCCTTTTGACAGCACTTGGCGGCCGTCTCTCCGGCAAACTCTCCGGCAAAATCACTTACAATGGACACCCATTTTCCGGCGCTACCAAGCGCCGGACCGGCTTCGTCGCCCAAGATGACGTTTTATACCCTCATTTAACCGTCGCCGAAACCCTTCTCTTCACCGCCCTCCTCCGCCTTCCCTCCTCCCTTACTGCCGACGAAAAAGCCCAAGCCGTTGAACGAGTCATCTCCGAGTTGGGTCTCACTCGCTGCCGCAACAGCATGATCGGCGGCCCACTTTTCCGGGGAATCTCCGgcggagagaaaaaaagagtcaGTATCGGTCAAGAGATGCTGATTAACCCTAGCTTGCTTTTGCTCGACGAACCCACCTCCGGTTTAGACTCCACAACCGCCATGAGAATCATCACCACCGTTAAACGCCTCGCCGCCGGCGGTCGGACAGTTGTCACGACAATTCATCAGCCGTCCAGCCGCCTTTACCACATGTTTGATAAGGTTGTTTTGCTGTCGGAAGGCAGCCCAATTTATTACGGCGCAGCTTCAACCGCCATGGATTATTTCTCCTCCATTGGATTCTCTACCTCCATTACCATCAATCCAGCTGATCTCCTTCTCGATCTTGCAAAtg GAATCGGCCCTGATTCGAAATATGCAAACGACGGAGGAGAGAACAtggaacaagaacaaaagggTGTGAAAGAAGCCCTAATTTCAGCTTATGATAAGAACATTTCCTCCACATTGAAGGATGAGCTTTGTAGTTTGGATGCTAATAACTTCACTAACTATGCAAAAGATGCCTCAA agagagagaggagatcAAGAGAAGAGTGGTGCACGAGCTGGTGGTATCAATTCAGAGTGCTATTGCAAAGAGGGCTAAAGGAGAGAAGGTATGACGCCTTCAACAAGCTAAGGATCTTTCAAGTCATAAGTGTAGCCATTCTTGGTGGACTCCTTTGGTGGCACACTCCGACATCCCACATCGAAGATCGT ATAgcgttgttgttcttcttctccgtCTTTTGGGGCTTCTACCCGCTCTACAACGCCGTATTCACCTTCCCACAAGAACGCACCATGCTAATCAAAGAGCGATCCTCTGGCATGTACCGTCTCTCCTCCTACTTCCTCGCACGAACCATCGGTGACCTTCCTTTAGAACTCGCTCTCCCAACCGCCTTCGTTTTCATAATCTACTTCATGGGTGGCCTCAACCCTCACCCTCCCACCTTCCTCCTCTCCCTCCTCATCGTCCTCTATAGCGTCCTCGTCTCGCAGAGCCTCGGCTTGGCATTCGGTGCCATTCTCATGGATGTCAAGCAAGCCACGACGCTCGCCTCCGTCACGACGCTCGTCTTCCTCATCGCTGGTGGCTACTACATTCAACAAATTCCTCCGTTCATTGTGTGGCTTAAGTATCTCAGCTATAGCTTCTATTGCTACAAGCTTCTGTTGGGTGTGCAGTACAAAAACGACGACGTTTATGAGTGTGGGAAAGGGGAGTTTTGTCGGGTGGCGGATTTTCCGGCGGTTAAGTCGGTCGGGTTGGACCGGCTTTGGGTTGATGTTTGTATTATGGCGCTCATGCTGGTTGGGTATCGGCTGGTTGCTTTCTTGGCTCTTCATAGGGTGAGATTGAGATGA
- the LOC111810736 gene encoding LOW QUALITY PROTEIN: probable carotenoid cleavage dioxygenase 4, chloroplastic (The sequence of the model RefSeq protein was modified relative to this genomic sequence to represent the inferred CDS: inserted 1 base in 1 codon), whose amino-acid sequence MDAISSPFLSGGNLLLSTPISKSRTAVSTAICSVLAEETPRTVKKPASRPDADFPSPSLSQRATPPPAVAKGSSARRVEPSVPASIFNAFDDLINNFINPPANPSTDPRYVLADNFAPVDELPPTECDVIQGSLPSSLNGAYIRNGPNPQYLPRGPYHLFDGDGMLHSLRISNGRAVLCSRYVKTYKYTLERDAGHPXPNVFSGFNGLIASAARGAVTAGRMFTGQFNPXNGIGLANTSLAFFGDRLYALGESDLPYPIRLTPNGDIETLGRHDFDGKLSMSMTAHPKIDYDTGEAFAFRYGPLPPFLTFFRFDKNGAKQPDPDVPIFSMNRPSFLHDFAITKKYAVFTEIQIGFNPMQMIVEGRSPVGADPSKISRIGLIPRYANDESKMKWFDVPGVNLVHAINAWDEDDAVILVAPNILSVEHTMERMDLVHALVEKIRIDLKTGIITRRPLSTRNLDFGVINPLYVGKKNRFVYAGVGDPMPKISGVVKLDVSQEERRDCIVATRLFGPNCYGGEPFFVPRERENSDETAAEEDDGYVVSYVHDENSGDSRFVVMDAKSPELEIIATVKLPRRVPYGFHGLFVKESDLSKL is encoded by the exons CGACCGCGATATGCTCTGTACTCGCCGAAGAAACCCCAAGAACCGTTAAAAAACCCGCCTCCCGACCAGATGCTGATTTTCCATCGCCGTCTTTGTCCCAGCGAGCTACTCCCCCTCCGGCGGTGGCGAAGGGCTCTTCCGCCAGACGTGTCGAGCCATCTGTACCGGCGAGCATCTTCAATGCCTTTGATGACTTGATCAACAACTTCATAAACCCGCCGGCGAATCCGTCGACGGATCCACGATACGTCCTTGCTGACAACTTTGCTCCCGTCGACGAGCTTCCACCGACGGAGTGTGATGTCATTCAAGGTTCGTTGCCTTCATCTCTCAATGGTGCGTATATTCGTAACGGCCCGAACCCTCAATACCTTCCCCGTGGGCCCTACCACTTGTTCGACGGCGATGGTATGCTTCACTCTCTTCGAATCTCCAACGGCCGTGCCGTTCTGTGCAGCCGTTATGTGAAAACGTACAAGTACACTTTGGAGCGTGACGCTGGACATCCT NTCCCCAACGTATTCTCCGGCTTCAATGGCCTCATCGCCTCCGCCGCACGCGGCGCCGTTACCGCCGGTCGGATGTTTACCGGCCAATTTAATC GCAATGGGATTGGTCTTGCAAACACTAGTTTGGCCTTCTTCGGTGATCGTCTTTACGCCCTAGGTGAGTCCGATTTACCGTATCCAATTCGATTGACTCCAAACGGCGACATTGAAACTCTCGGCCGCCATGATTTTGACGGAAAGCTTTCCATGAGTATGACTGCTCATCCAAAAATCGATTACGATACGGGTGAGGCATTTGCGTTTCGGTATGGTCCTCTGCCTCCGTTCTTAACCTTCTTTCGATTCGACAAGAACGGAGCCAAACAGCCGGAT CCCGATGTGCCGATATTTTCGATGAATCGACCTTCGTTCCTGCACGATTTTGCAATTACTAAAAAGTACGCTGTATTTACAGAGATTCAGATCGGATTTAACCCTATGCAAATGATAGTAGAAGGACGCTCTCCAGTTGGAGCAGAtccttcaaaaatttcaagaatagGACTAATTCCACGATACGCTAACGACGAATCGAAGATGAAGTGGTTTGATGTACCTGGAGTTAACCTGGTTCACGCCATTAACGCTTGGGATGAAGATGACGCTGTGATTCTGGTGGCGCCGAACATTCTTTCCGTCGAACACACGATGGAGAGGATGGATCTGGTTCACGCCTTGGTGGAGAAAATCAGAATCGACCTAAAAACAGGGATAATAACGCGGCGGCCATTGTCGACCAGAAACCTAGACTTCGGAGTGATAAATCCGCTATACGTCGGGAAGAAGAATAGGTTCGTTTACGCCGGCGTTGGAGATCCGATGCCGAAGATTTCGGGAGTTGTGAAGCTCGACGTGTCTCAGGAAGAACGCCGAGACTGTATCGTCGCGACTAGGCTTTTCGGACCTAATTGCTACGGCGGAGAGCCGTTTTTCGTGCCGAGGGAAAGGGAAAATTCCGACGAaacggcggcggaggaggacgACGGATATGTCGTCTCGTACGTCCACGATGAAAACTCGGGCGACTCAAGGTTCGTAGTCATGGACGCAAAGTCCCCGGAACTCGAGATTATCGCCACCGTGAAGCTGCCGCGGCGTGTCCCTTACGGCTTTCACGGCTTGTTTGTGAAAGAAAGTGACCTCTCTAAGCTATAA